From Oncorhynchus mykiss isolate Arlee chromosome 25, USDA_OmykA_1.1, whole genome shotgun sequence, a single genomic window includes:
- the LOC110505835 gene encoding paired box protein Pax-9 isoform X1, with product MAVSVYVSMTPEPAFGEVNQLGGVFVNGRPLPNAIRLRIVELAQLGIRPCDISRQLRVSHGCVSKILARYNETGSILPGAIGGSKPRVTTPSVVKHIRTYKQRDPGIFAWEIRDRLLADGVCDKFNLPSVSSISRILRNKIGNLSQQSQYESSKQSSHQPPQPTLPYNHIYSYPTPIGASGTKVPTPPGMHSLPGHMAMHRIWPSSHSMQSGFPTVNSYVTAPSIPAYPPPTPVSPYMGYSATTSAYVTGPTWQPPSGSALSHHSCDNIASSLAFKGMTAHHRDTLHPHTVSASAL from the exons ATGG CTGTCTCTGTATATGTTTCCATGACACCAGAGCCAGCCTTCGGAGAGGTGAACCAGCTCGGCGGTGTTTTCGTCAACGGCAGACCGCTACCCAACGCCATCCGGCTGCGGATTGTAGAGCTCGCTCAGCTGGGCATCAGACCTTGCGACATCAGCAGACAGCTCCGGGTGTCCCACGGGTGCGTCAGCAAGATACTGGCCCGGTACAATGAGACCGGCTCTATACTCCCGGGAGCGATCGGGGGCAGCAAGCCACGGGTCACCACGCCGTCAGTGGTCAAGCACATACGGACATACAAGCAGAGGGACCCGGGTATTTTCGCATGGGAGATCCGAGACAGGCTACTGGCTGATGGCGTTTGTGACAAATTTAATCTACCATCTGTGAGCTCCATCAGTCGGATCCTCCGCAACAAGATTGGCAATCTATCCCAGCAGAGCCAGTATGAGTCCAGCAAGCAGTCGTCTCACCAACCACCTCAACCAACGCTCCCATACAACCACATATACTCGTATCCGACCCCCATCGGAGCCTCTGGAACCAAAGTACCGACTCCCCCAGGCATGCACTCCCTCCCTGGACACATGGCTATGCACAGGATATGGCCCTCATCGCACTCG ATGCAGAGTGGTTTTCCCACAGTGAACAGTTATGTCACAGCGCCCAGTATCCCGgcctaccccccccccaccccagtgTCGCCCTACATGGGGTACAGCGCCACCACGTCGGCCTATGTGACCGGTCCCACATGGCAGCCGCCCAGTGGCAGTGCTCTCTCTCACCACAGCTGTGACAATATTGCCTCCTCGCTGGCCTTCAAGGGTATGACAGCCCACCACCGTGACACACTCCACCCCCACACCGTCAGCGCCTCAGCACTGTAG
- the LOC110505835 gene encoding paired box protein Pax-9 isoform X2, protein MAVSVYVSMTPEPAFGEVNQLGGVFVNGRPLPNAIRLRIVELAQLGIRPCDISRQLRVSHGCVSKILARYNETGSILPGAIGGSKPRVTTPSVVKHIRTYKQRDPGIFAWEIRDRLLADGVCDKFNLPSVSSISRILRNKIGNLSQQSQYESSKQSSHQPPQPTLPYNHIYSYPTPIGASGTKVPTPPGMHSLPGHMAMHRIWPSSHSVTDILGIRSITEQQISNGSSFPSAKLEEWSVINRTHFLPSASSQLVNGVQHKPPHSIEPEAKCTQMQSGFPTVNSYVTAPSIPAYPPPTPVSPYMGYSATTSAYVTGPTWQPPSGSALSHHSCDNIASSLAFKGMTAHHRDTLHPHTVSASAL, encoded by the exons ATGG CTGTCTCTGTATATGTTTCCATGACACCAGAGCCAGCCTTCGGAGAGGTGAACCAGCTCGGCGGTGTTTTCGTCAACGGCAGACCGCTACCCAACGCCATCCGGCTGCGGATTGTAGAGCTCGCTCAGCTGGGCATCAGACCTTGCGACATCAGCAGACAGCTCCGGGTGTCCCACGGGTGCGTCAGCAAGATACTGGCCCGGTACAATGAGACCGGCTCTATACTCCCGGGAGCGATCGGGGGCAGCAAGCCACGGGTCACCACGCCGTCAGTGGTCAAGCACATACGGACATACAAGCAGAGGGACCCGGGTATTTTCGCATGGGAGATCCGAGACAGGCTACTGGCTGATGGCGTTTGTGACAAATTTAATCTACCATCTGTGAGCTCCATCAGTCGGATCCTCCGCAACAAGATTGGCAATCTATCCCAGCAGAGCCAGTATGAGTCCAGCAAGCAGTCGTCTCACCAACCACCTCAACCAACGCTCCCATACAACCACATATACTCGTATCCGACCCCCATCGGAGCCTCTGGAACCAAAGTACCGACTCCCCCAGGCATGCACTCCCTCCCTGGACACATGGCTATGCACAGGATATGGCCCTCATCGCACTCGGTAACAGATATTCTGGGGATTCGGTCGATAACAGAGCAACAAA TTAGTAACGGTTCGTCCTTTCCCAGCGCCAAACTAGAAGAATGGAGTGTTATAAACAGAACACATTTTCTGCCATCAGCAAGTTCTCAACTAGTCAATGGCGTGCAGCATAAACCACCGCATTCTATAGAACCTGAAGCAAAATGCACACAG ATGCAGAGTGGTTTTCCCACAGTGAACAGTTATGTCACAGCGCCCAGTATCCCGgcctaccccccccccaccccagtgTCGCCCTACATGGGGTACAGCGCCACCACGTCGGCCTATGTGACCGGTCCCACATGGCAGCCGCCCAGTGGCAGTGCTCTCTCTCACCACAGCTGTGACAATATTGCCTCCTCGCTGGCCTTCAAGGGTATGACAGCCCACCACCGTGACACACTCCACCCCCACACCGTCAGCGCCTCAGCACTGTAG